A part of Desulfomicrobium macestii genomic DNA contains:
- a CDS encoding tRNA (cytidine(34)-2'-O)-methyltransferase — MQIALYEPEIPPNTGTIARLCAASTTRLNLIEPLGFSLDDKYLKRAGLDYWPHVDKRIWPSWAAFLEGRDPGRLVFTSARQGVAYHRFSFRTDDIIVLGPETRGLPPEVLHDATDIIRIPIWGEVRSVNLANAAAVLLYEAYRQTGELDLREDRPDAP, encoded by the coding sequence ATGCAAATCGCCCTTTACGAGCCGGAAATCCCGCCCAACACCGGAACCATCGCCCGGCTCTGCGCCGCCTCCACCACCCGTCTGAATCTCATCGAGCCGTTGGGCTTCAGCCTGGACGACAAGTACCTGAAGCGGGCGGGCCTTGACTACTGGCCCCACGTGGACAAGCGCATCTGGCCGTCCTGGGCCGCCTTCCTGGAGGGCCGGGACCCGGGGCGGCTGGTTTTCACCAGCGCGCGCCAGGGAGTGGCCTATCACCGTTTTTCCTTCAGGACCGACGACATCATCGTGCTCGGCCCCGAGACCCGGGGCCTGCCCCCGGAAGTCCTGCATGACGCCACGGACATCATCCGCATCCCCATCTGGGGAGAGGTCAGAAGCGTCAACCTGGCCAATGCCGCAGCCGTGCTTCTTTACGAGGCCTATCGTCAGACCGGGGAGCTGGACCTGCGCGAGGACCGGCCGGACGCCCCGTAA
- the cbiB gene encoding adenosylcobinamide-phosphate synthase CbiB, with protein MPETLYNLPLNLSLLVFLLGCVALDLLFGDPRDWPHPVRLIGKLFERLEGWAKSFFLGPRIGGALSVAAVALGCALMVRLLTGLPLVGEILALYLGYAGLALGCLVRETNTVLALLEGGRLAAARAHLAGLVSRDTEDMTEDEVCRALGETLAENFNDGFVAPLFWLCFMGPAALWAYKAVSTVDSMWGYRTQRFEELGKAGARADDILAWLPARLAAISIWATGWLLLRPAAWERIARDARSMDSPNAGWPMSAAAHVAGVSMGGPTRYFGEIKDKPFLGPLGVSWSPARIRGMLRTLLPAALLCTVFLTITGSYLGWWNLG; from the coding sequence ATGCCCGAAACGCTCTACAATCTGCCGCTGAACCTGTCACTGCTTGTCTTTCTGCTGGGCTGCGTGGCCCTGGACCTGCTCTTCGGCGATCCTCGGGACTGGCCGCACCCGGTGCGACTCATCGGCAAGCTGTTTGAACGCCTCGAAGGCTGGGCAAAATCCTTTTTCCTCGGGCCGCGCATCGGCGGAGCACTGAGCGTCGCCGCCGTGGCCCTGGGCTGCGCGCTGATGGTCCGGCTGCTGACCGGACTGCCCCTGGTCGGCGAAATCCTGGCCCTGTATCTCGGCTATGCGGGCCTGGCCCTTGGCTGCCTGGTGCGGGAAACAAACACCGTTCTGGCCCTGCTCGAAGGCGGGAGGCTGGCGGCGGCCCGCGCGCATCTGGCCGGACTGGTCAGCAGGGACACGGAAGACATGACCGAGGACGAGGTCTGCCGCGCCCTGGGCGAAACCCTGGCCGAAAACTTCAATGACGGCTTCGTGGCCCCCCTCTTCTGGCTCTGCTTCATGGGTCCCGCCGCGCTGTGGGCCTACAAGGCCGTGAGCACCGTGGACTCCATGTGGGGCTACCGCACGCAGCGCTTCGAGGAACTCGGCAAGGCCGGGGCGCGGGCCGACGACATCCTGGCCTGGCTGCCCGCCCGCCTGGCCGCGATCTCCATCTGGGCCACGGGGTGGCTGCTGCTGCGCCCCGCCGCCTGGGAGCGCATCGCGCGGGACGCCCGAAGCATGGACAGTCCCAACGCGGGCTGGCCCATGAGCGCCGCCGCCCACGTGGCCGGAGTGAGCATGGGCGGTCCGACCCGCTACTTCGGGGAAATCAAGGACAAGCCCTTCCTTGGGCCGCTCGGAGTGAGCTGGTCCCCGGCGCGCATTCGCGGCATGCTGCGCACCCTGCTGCCCGCAGCCCTGCTGTGTACCGTGTTCCTGACCATCACCGGCAGCTATCTTGGCTGGTGGAACCTGGGCTGA